From the genome of Geobacter sp. SVR, one region includes:
- a CDS encoding 2-isopropylmalate synthase — translation MAKAPAKKQDDRQIIRIFDTTLRDGEQSPGNSMNIEEKLRIAKQLQKLNVDVIEAGFPIASEGDFEAVKKVAQMIKGPQIAGLCRSNDKDIDRAWEALKYAGEKGRIHTFIATSDIHMKYKLKMEPGRVLESAVKAVKRAAGYTPNVEFSCEDAVRTRLPFLAEVVEAVIAAGATTVNIPDTVGYTIPFEYFNIIKYLKDNVPNIDKAIISVHCHNDLGLSVANSVAAVQAGARQVECTLNGIGERAGNCSLEEFVMILKTRGDILPFACNIATEQLTPSSRLLSNITGIAVQPNKAVVGANAFAHESGIHQHGMLMEKSTYEIMTPESVGLSASALVLGKHSGRHAFKKRLEELGHDLDGEKLNRAFERFKALADLKKEVFDEDLDAIVADEAREEEKYKLGHITVTCGSFAVATATVQMEIEGNAVRTAELGDGPVDATLKAIRKLSKTKASLMQYNVGSITGGTDAQGEVTVRVAEGQHVVVGKGSSTDIIEASAKAYIHALNRLNYKQKRMPEGV, via the coding sequence ATGGCAAAGGCACCGGCAAAGAAACAGGACGACAGGCAGATCATCAGGATTTTCGATACCACCCTGCGGGACGGCGAACAGTCGCCCGGCAACAGCATGAATATCGAGGAAAAGCTGCGGATTGCCAAGCAGCTGCAGAAGCTCAACGTGGACGTAATTGAAGCCGGCTTCCCGATTGCATCGGAGGGGGATTTCGAGGCGGTCAAAAAGGTGGCCCAGATGATCAAGGGTCCCCAGATTGCCGGTCTGTGCCGATCCAACGACAAGGACATCGACCGCGCCTGGGAGGCGCTCAAGTATGCCGGCGAAAAGGGGCGCATCCACACCTTCATCGCCACCTCCGACATCCACATGAAATACAAGCTGAAGATGGAGCCGGGCAGGGTGCTGGAGTCGGCGGTCAAGGCGGTCAAGCGGGCAGCCGGCTATACTCCCAACGTCGAGTTCTCTTGCGAGGATGCCGTGCGCACCAGGCTGCCGTTCCTGGCCGAAGTGGTCGAGGCGGTGATCGCTGCCGGTGCTACCACGGTCAACATTCCCGATACGGTCGGTTATACGATCCCCTTCGAATACTTCAACATCATCAAGTACTTGAAGGACAACGTGCCCAACATCGACAAGGCTATCATCTCGGTCCACTGTCACAATGACCTGGGCCTGTCTGTGGCCAACTCGGTTGCCGCGGTCCAGGCCGGAGCGCGCCAGGTCGAGTGCACGCTGAACGGCATCGGTGAACGGGCCGGCAACTGCTCCCTGGAAGAGTTCGTCATGATCCTCAAGACACGCGGCGACATTCTCCCCTTCGCCTGTAATATCGCGACGGAGCAGTTGACCCCTTCCAGCCGTCTGCTCTCCAACATCACCGGCATAGCGGTGCAGCCCAACAAGGCGGTGGTCGGCGCCAATGCCTTTGCCCACGAATCCGGAATCCACCAGCACGGCATGCTGATGGAGAAGTCGACCTACGAAATCATGACACCCGAATCAGTGGGACTTTCCGCCAGCGCGCTGGTGCTGGGCAAGCACTCCGGCCGCCATGCCTTCAAGAAGCGCCTGGAGGAACTCGGTCATGATCTGGACGGCGAAAAGCTCAATCGCGCCTTCGAGCGCTTCAAGGCCCTGGCCGACCTGAAGAAAGAGGTTTTCGACGAGGATCTGGACGCCATTGTGGCTGATGAGGCGCGGGAAGAGGAGAAATACAAGCTTGGCCACATCACCGTTACCTGCGGTTCCTTTGCCGTGGCCACCGCCACCGTGCAGATGGAGATCGAGGGCAATGCTGTGCGTACCGCCGAATTGGGGGACGGTCCGGTGGACGCCACCCTCAAGGCGATCAGGAAACTGTCCAAGACCAAAGCCAGTCTGATGCAGTACAACGTCGGCTCCATCACCGGCGGCACCGATGCCCAGGGTGAGGTCACGGTACGTGTTGCCGAAGGCCAGCATGTCGTGGTGGGCAAAGGCTCTTCCACCGACATCATCGAAGCCTCTGC
- a CDS encoding FKBP-type peptidyl-prolyl cis-trans isomerase, whose protein sequence is MRFLIRMMVCLTLAALPAATALAAESKTGKTVTTPSGLKYTDVVVGKGASPVAGKRVTVHYTGTLENGKKFDSSVDRKEPFTFVIGVGQVIPGWDEGVMTMKVGGKRKLVIPAKLGYGKRGAGGVIPPNATLLFDVELLDVEK, encoded by the coding sequence ATGAGATTTCTGATCAGAATGATGGTATGCCTGACTTTGGCGGCGCTGCCGGCTGCGACTGCCCTTGCCGCGGAGTCCAAAACCGGGAAAACCGTTACCACCCCGTCCGGCCTCAAGTACACCGACGTGGTGGTCGGCAAGGGCGCCTCTCCGGTGGCTGGCAAACGGGTTACGGTGCATTACACCGGCACGCTGGAAAACGGCAAGAAGTTTGACAGCTCCGTTGACCGCAAGGAGCCGTTCACCTTCGTGATCGGCGTGGGACAGGTCATTCCCGGCTGGGACGAGGGGGTCATGACCATGAAGGTGGGTGGCAAGCGCAAACTGGTCATCCCGGCCAAACTCGGCTACGGCAAACGGGGCGCCGGCGGGGTGATCCCCCCCAATGCCACATTGCTGTTCGATGTGGAACTGCTCGACGTAGAGAAATAG
- a CDS encoding OmpH family outer membrane protein, which translates to MISPAMRLLLALLVCALPAQGFSAETTAAEPKPSTTQQAASPADPVPAPKPATAAGTPQPLRLGYVELTRMGTDSELGKASRAKAQEKQQKLEAQLESKRKQLDKQKTALEAKIATMTPAQKQTKAKEFQKKVEEFQATVLKAEKELQSLQMDLENTLSKAVEQAATEYGKTNGLALVVVKRELLYVDSGVAAEDVTDGILKLMDAKYKK; encoded by the coding sequence ATGATCTCACCTGCCATGCGACTGCTGCTTGCCCTGCTGGTCTGCGCACTGCCTGCCCAAGGCTTTTCCGCAGAAACCACCGCCGCCGAACCCAAACCCTCAACCACGCAACAGGCTGCTTCTCCGGCTGACCCTGTACCTGCGCCGAAACCAGCCACGGCCGCCGGTACGCCCCAGCCGTTACGGCTCGGCTATGTGGAATTGACCAGAATGGGGACCGACTCCGAACTGGGCAAGGCCTCCCGTGCCAAGGCCCAGGAAAAACAGCAAAAGCTGGAGGCCCAGCTCGAGTCCAAACGGAAGCAGCTCGACAAGCAGAAAACGGCCCTGGAAGCGAAAATCGCCACCATGACGCCTGCCCAGAAACAGACGAAAGCGAAGGAATTCCAGAAAAAGGTCGAGGAGTTTCAGGCTACGGTGCTCAAAGCGGAAAAGGAACTGCAGAGCCTGCAGATGGACCTGGAGAACACCCTTTCCAAGGCGGTCGAACAGGCCGCGACGGAATACGGCAAGACCAACGGTCTGGCGCTGGTGGTCGTCAAACGCGAACTGCTCTACGTGGATTCGGGCGTCGCTGCCGAGGACGTTACCGACGGCATCTTGAAACTGATGGATGCCAAATACAAAAAGTAG